DNA from Pseudoalteromonas sp. MEBiC 03607:
TTTAAGTGGGTAAGGTTGCCAAAACCCAGCTTTCACTTCGCCGGCGAGCGCAACGCCGACCATAACTGCACATAACATTAAAAATAGGTGTGCTAACCACCAACTTACGAGTGTCCATTTATGTTGATTCTTAGGTTTACCATTGCCAACAAAGTCAAAGTAAATCCAGCATTGAACAAATACTGCAATACCGCCAAACATAAAGTTAGCCAGTACAGAGGGGTCGACTTTATAAATTCCTTTTTCTGATAAAGTAATCACCAATTTAAAGAAACCTTCGCCTACGACAATGAGCAGTAAAAGGGCAAAGCGCTCAGACATATGCCCAAGGCGTGGTAAAAAACGTTTATTTTCAAGTACACCAATTTTTGGAGCCATATACAAAACTTGGATAGCGGCAATCGCAGTGCCAAATACCCAATAACGATAGGGTGCAGGCATAAAAGCTGTGGTCGCAAAGATAATGGCAAGTGCAAAGTAGTTACGGCTCACACTGCGTGCTAATTTAGTTGATTCGATCCCCAATTGATTGGTGCGATGAAATAGATACGCTGTAATAAGTCGGTTAGCTGCATAGGCCAATGCAAAATATGTCCAGCCTTTGTCAAGTACATGGGGAATAGAGGCTGCCATAACCATGGCTGTGACAATTTGGCAGGCCATTATCAGCCGATGTTTTACATCGGTACTGACATAGAGTGAGTTAAAAACGCTGGAGTCAGCCCACGCGAACCATACGGTGATGAATAAACCTGCAAAAGTAAGAAAACCACTTAAATGTAAGTGGTCGCTTAAAAAATTACCTAGCAGAAAAATGATTACCACATGAATAAGGTCATAAAATAATTCAACCCAATGAACATGGTCATGTGAACTTTTTAAATCTAGGTGATGCTTAGGTAAGCGCCACATTGGGTGGTTTTCTAATGCCATAATTGATCCTATCTATTTCCTTTCGACAATAATTGCAGTGATGGTGGTTTCACCCTCATTTTTGACTTGATGAGTCCATGCGTCATGCCACATCACATAGCCATTGGGGATCTCAAGTGTTGTTTGTGACTCTTTTGTACTGATGGTTGCCTTTCCACCTGTCTCAAAGTAGACAGTTTCAGCATTATGCTTATGCCAATTATCTTGCTCACCTGGTGCTAAAGTCATACGCAAAACAAGTACTTCACTGTTATCTAGCAATACTTCATAGTGATTAGGTGAAGCAATATGTGCATGGGGGAGTTGTGCTGAAAAGGCATGTGGTGAGCACATCATTATGCTCACCAAGCCAATCAGCAAAGTTGTAAATTTGCTCATGGCTACTCTCTACTTATGCATACCGCGAATTGGATAGTTATTTTTTGGGTCGCGTATCCAGCTAAGCCCACTTACCAAGGTTGCTAAATCAGGTCTTACAAATGGGTTATTAGAATAATCAACCACATGTACATTACCTTGCTCGTTAACCACAAACAGAGCAGGCTCTGCGAAAGGGTGATCTGTTTCTTGCGGTGAACGGGGATCAGATATGTAAGTACCTAATGTTTGCATTTGCTCTGTAGTCAAACCGTAAGCAAGTGGAAATGACACAGATAACTGTTCTAAATGCGCTTCTAACTGCTCTTTGCTATCACCTGAAACAGCAATTACATCAACACCCGTTTCTAATAGCGCAGCTTTGTACTGCTCGAGGCTGTTTAAATAGCGAGTACATAAAGGGCAATGCTTACCACGATAAACAACAACAAGCTGCCAGCTTGCACCGTGTTGAGGTTGACCAAGAACAGCCTCTTCACCATTCAAAAGTGCAGCACTAATACTAGGAAATGCACTGCCCGGATGGAGTTTATTGCTATAAACAGATTCGTTACTCATGAGTGCTCCTTAAAAGTTCTCGTTTAAGTGTTTTTCAAAGCGCGCAAAGTCGCTGTCGATGTCTGCATTTTTCATCACGTCATAACAGGCGAAAGTAGGTAACGCTTGCATACCGAAAAACTTAAAGTTCATATGCATTGGGAAAACAAGGTCATCAACACTTTTACCTTCAAAAAAGTCAGTGCCATCTGCAAATGATTCTGCAGGTGCATTTAAAGTCAGCGACATCATGTATTGAGTGTTATTCAAGGTGCCGCCTTTACCGTAATTGGCTTTTGGATTGTCTTGATGACGACCATCACCATGGCAAAGCGCTCCACCCATGCCCGCGGTGTACACTTCATCCATGTATTTTTTGAATGACCAAGTCATGCCCATCCAATTAATAGGTGATTGCAAAAAGACGATATCTGCCCATTGATGGTTCTCAAGTTCAGTTTCTACATCAAATTCGTCTTGTGTATTAACCACCCGAGTTTGATAGCCTTTTGCTTGAAAAAAAGCGTCGGCTTTTTCGATTAAAGCAGCATTTAACTTACCTTCAGAAAAAGGGTAATAGTGATGTGCGTTAAGAATTAATACGTTTTTCATAGTTGAGTATCCGTTTGCTAGTTACTTTATCGTGTTCAAAATACATTCTGTGGTATATAATAGTAACCTAGATTATTTAATCAACCAGTTACCTTTTTGTAACTAGGCTGAAAAATGCGAGGATGTTTTGGAAAGTTCAGTAGAAACAGATAGTAAGGGTAGAAAAAAAGTTTTAAATGCTTGCATGGAGCCGTGTGCTATTGAAAAAGGCATGCGTTTGATTGGCGGTAAATGGACGGGCTCTATTATCTATCATTTAAAAGATGGCCCTGTGCGCTTTAATGATTTAACGCGTATGCTGGGTGGTGCAAGTAAAAAAATGATCGACCAACGTCTAAAAGAGCTTGAAAGTAGAGCGATGATCACCCGTCATGTTATTAGCACCCGCCCGATAGCGGTGACCTATGAGCTTACTGACTTTGGCCGCTCAGCACTGCATATTCTTGATGAGTTACGGGTTTGGTCTGAATCGAATGAGATTTAACGCCAGTACTTTGCACTGGCGTTCATTATTTACGGAAAAGAGTAGCGCACAATTCGTTTTACAACAGAAAAGTACTGGCGAAAGAAGCCACCGGTATTGTAGTGAATACCGTGCTCTTTAAAGATAGCTTGCACCTTAGGGGCAATTTCGCGGTAGCGTTTTGCAGGTAAATCTGGGAATAAGTGATGCTCTATTTGATAGCTCAAGTGCCCAGTCATAACATGAAACAGGTTACCCCCTTTGATATTTGATGACCCCAACGCTTGGCGGTAATACCACTGACCTTGTGATTCATTTTCGCAGCCTTGCTGGTTAAATGTTTCAACTTCACCGGTAAAGTGCCCGCAAAAGATAATGGTTGAGGTCCACAGGTTACGTAATAAATTAGCCGCTAGGTTACCTGTGAAAACCCACAAAAATAAAGGCCCAGCAAGCAACGGAAAGAGCAGGTAGTCTTTCACTAGCTGGCGTGCACCTTTACTAAAAAAGCGCTTTTTAAGTTCGCTGTGCGGTACTTTGTAATCGCGGTCATCTTTTTTCTTGCCAAAAAATACTCGCTCGGCTGCCATTTCATGGTACGACACACCCCATTGGAACAGCACACTGAGTAATAGGTAAGTGACAAATTGCCACAGGTTTTTTACCCGCCAACGAAAGTCACTCGATAAGCGCAGTAATCCATAACCGAAGTCGCGATCTTTACCAATAATATTGGTATAGGTGTGGTGCTCGTAGTTGTGAACGCGGTTCCAGCTAGCTCCATCGCACGCTATATCCCACTCGTAAGACTTTGAATTTATGTATTTATCATTCATCCAGTCGTATTGGCCATGCATCACATTGTGGCCAATTTCCATGTTATCGAGGATTTTTGCTGTGGCTAAACTAAGCACACCCACGAGCCATAAAACAGGCTGAATAAAGCCTAGCATTAATAAAATTCGGCCACTCCATTCAAACACTCGTTGGCAAACAATAACGCGGCGAATGTATTTCGCGTCTTGCTCACCGAGTTTTGATTTTACATCTGCTTTAACGCTATCGAGTTGAGCTGCTAATTTTTCAAAATTGACTGTTTTTGTTGTCTTCATGCTGATAACTCCACGTCACTGACTGGTTGCGATATACAAAGTTGAATTAACTGCTCTGAGCTATCAGAGAGCTCACCGGTACGAATATCACGCACGATGCCTTGCTTTTTAACGCATTGGCATTGATGGCAAATGCCCATACCACAGCCAACTGTCACTGGTTGCTTATTCGCTTGTAAGTGGGTCAGTAAGGTTTGTTGGTTATCAATCGTGAATGTTTTGCCCTGATGAGTGAGTGTTAGTTCGTGCTTATCAGAGGTTGCTAAAACAGCGGGGACTGCACTGAAATGCTCACTGTCGATAGGCGTATCTAATTGCTTAGCTAAAGCGGCTGCTTGGTTATACAAAGCAGCTGGGCCGCACACTAACCAGTGTTTATGCGCATTTGGTGTCAGCCATGTCGTCGCATCGCCATCTTTGCTGCGCTCAAGTAAGTGGTAATCAAAATTGCTCAGTGATTGTTTTAGTTGCTCAAGCTCATCTTTAAGCCAGTGGCTGTTTGGTTTTGCGTAATAAAGCAAGGTTATGGTTTTTTTGCTATCAGCGGGTATAGATTTAAGCATAGCTATAAATGGCGTAATGCCAGAACCACCGGCAAGCATAATTAAAGAGCGAGCAGTATTTGGCATAACAAACTGGCCTTTAGGCTCAGAAATATTAAGCCATTGCCCAGACTTCAGACTAGTTAGCTTTGATGTAAACGCGCCTATCTCTTGACTGCGGATCAGTAACCTAATTTGACCTTGCTGTTTTGCCATGTGTGGTTCGCTGGCTATAGTAAATACACGCGTTAGTAATCGCCCATCTGTTTGTATAGTTAACGCAATATGCTGGCCTGCTTGATGAATTGGCCATGCTTTTTCTGGTTCAAGAACCAGCTCAACATTTTGCTCAGCAAACACTTGTACGTGTTTTACTTGTGCACGAAAGTAGCCTTCGCGCCAGCCAGGTTTAAAGCACTGGATCACAGGTTCCCAGTATCCAGCCCATGATTGATGATGTAATAAGTGTTTTGATAATGAATTAAATAACGCGCTCATTTTTTGCCTTTAGCTTACAGGTGTACGCTCAATTGGCGCACAAGTGTAAGTCGAAAAGTGATAATTGCAAGTCTAATTTGAGTATTAGCTCTAAATTGACGGAGCTATATGCAACTTTTAAGAATTTAAAATGTGATAAGGAGAGCTTTAGGAATAGCTGCTTTTTGGGGATATGCTTGATAGGTTCAGCTCATGTAGGTAATTATTCAGGGAAGTGAGAGTGTAGAGCCCATTTATAGGCCGTGTTCTTAAAAGGACGTGTTTGAATTTGGCTATAAAGCTTAACAACAATAGCCAGTTTAGTTTGCAGCTTTGCCACCGGCCCTAGTGGCAAAGCTTAATTGACAGTTTGATATGTAAGATGGGTATTCGTTGTTTTATAAACCAATTCAACCTAATTATTATGCAAACATTATCCCATCTGGGTTTTGTTTGAAGCTATCCTTACTCTCTAGATTGCGCCACACCTTTTCGTGAAAGTAAAACGCAACCGTATTGACCGCAGGCTCAACAATGGCAACCAAGCCACCAATTAAAAAACTACCTGTTAAAAAGTAGGTCACTGTAAACGCGATTGTGAAGTGCATTATTGCAAAAGTAACTGTTTTAATCATTTTGAATACCCTAACTCTCATAATTTGATGAGTTTAGTATTGCTCATTATTTTTAATCTTTAAAATGGAATAAAAAGATTGTTACAATCGGAAAAGTGGATTGTAATTTTCACGGTAATGCTCAGGAAGTTTTATTTCAAATTCTACGAACTCAAATAGAAGTAGATGGTGAGAGGTGTTCGGAAATATGCTTGTCAGTTGGGGTAATAAACTGCGTATTGCTCACGATAATGTAAGGCGGATCTTGAGGGCTATAAAGAGTAGTAAGCTTATATAATTAAATGACTTAAGTTTATTTTAAGTTTAAACAAGTACAGTAGAGTTTCGCTAATAAGTAAACAAGATAATTTTAGATAGCTCATTTTTTGTTTTAGATCATTACAACAAGAGCGCTCAAAGGATAGCTTAATTGTGAGTCTATATTACGTATAAATTGGGCACTTATCTAAAGGCGTTTTTACTAAAGAGGCATTATGAATATTAAAAATACAACGACTCATTACAATACTTTTTCTATTGTATTGCACTGGCTTATGTTTATTTTAATCGTCACTGTTTTTGGCAGTATTGAATTGCGCGAGTTGTTTGATAAAGGTACAGAAACCCGCGACGCTTTTAAAATGTGGCATTTTATGTTGGGTTTATCTGTTTTAGCTCTAGTAAGTATAAGGTTAGTGGTGCGTGTACTGGCAGGCTCAACGCCAGCGATAAAACCTGAGCCTGCAAAGTGGCAAAATACATTGGCTAAACTAGTGCACCTTGCGCTCTATGTCTTCATGATTGCAATGCCAATAGCAGGTTGGCTGATATTGAGTATGGCTGGTAAACCAGTGCCATTTTTTGGCTTAGAGCTTCCTCCATTAGCAAGTGAAAATAAAGACCTTGCTAAAACGATTAAAGAATTACACGAGACAGTGGGTGAAGTTGGCTACTACTTAATAGGTATACATGCCGCTGCTGCATTAGTTCACCATTACTTTTTGGCAGATAATACCTTAAAACGTATGTTACCTCTAAAAAGTGAACATTTAGATAAGTCTGAGTAGTTAAACCTTGATGCCACATACCATGATTTATGGTGTTATGTTTATGGCGCAAAGAGCCACTATTGCCACTTTCTTCAATCACACTGAAGAGAATTAGTTAGCGAACATCGTAAAAGCTATAACCGACTAATTCTCATACTCGCTTTCTATATCACTAAAAAATAGTACTACTTCTTATAGACTTACAAATAAATAGTGCTTCATAATTATATTCCTACCTATTGGTAGTTTTTATTATAATTTATTTTTTTTGGTCTTAATTTAGGGATATATAGAGCGATGATGAAATTTAGGATGCTCGGTTATTTTGTTTTTTTTCTTTTAATATGTAGTTTTCATGGTGCAGCGCAAGATAGCAAGCCTAATCAAGTCACTATCACTGCGCTAGATGAAGGGGTGTGGCTGCATACATCTTATTATACTTACCCAAATGGTACACGATTTCCTTCAAATGGCTTAATTGTTAAAGAAGGAGATAGTTTGACACTTATCGACACTGCGTGGGGAGAGTTACTCACTTTAGATCTTCTCGAAGCAATACACTCTGAAATTAAACTGCCAGTAAGCAAAGCATTTGTTACACATGCCCACGGCGACCGAGCAGCAGGAGTTGATGTACTTGAATCTAAGGGGATCGATGTTTTTGCCCATCCATTAACTGTTCAGCTAACGACAGAGCAAGGAGCGGCAGTGCCAAACAATACCATTAAAGAGCTTAAAGAAGCAGGCTCAGTTGTTAAATTTGGCTCACTTGAGCTGTTTTATCCTGGGGCTGGGCATGCAATGGACAATGTTATGGCATGGTTACCTGAAAAAAGAATTTTATTTGGTGGTTGTGCGGTTCGATCACTTCAGTCATCATCTGTTGGTAACTTAGTTCATGGCGACATTCATTCTTGGCTAAATATTACAAAGCAATTAAATAAACAATTTAAAAGCGCAGTGATGGTTGTTCCTGGGCATGGTGATGTAGGCGGATATGAGTTGCTCTCTCATACAGAAAAATTAATATCCGATCATCTTAAATAGACGTTGATGATGGTGGCTTTAAACTAAATCTGAACAGTTTAAAGCCCCTTTATTTCCTTGTGGTCTGCGCTCAAAAAGTACGTAAAATCCAACGTGAAAGTAACTTTAAATTCGCTTTGTATTATTTCAAACTCGTCTTGCCGAATTTGACTGGTAATGAAAAATGAACCTGCAGATACTGTTAATTAAAAGTAAATACTTTTAAATTTGAACACACATCTAAAGGTTGAATATGCACACAATAAATAAAAAGGCATTAGCAGTTGCTGTCGCTTTAGCTTGCTCATTACCTGTACATGCACAAAACGAAAATCAGCAGGATATTGACAATAAAGTATCAAAAGAGCCGCAAAGTGGCTTAGAAATCATTTCTGTTACGGCAACAAAACGCAAAACGAAGTTGATGGAAACACCGGTAGCAATTACGGCGTTAACAGAAGCTGAGCTTAAAAAAAATGGTGTTAATAATATTAAGGATATTGCGAACCTTGTTCCTAGTCTTGATATTTCAACAGCAACCGACCAATCAGCACCCGTTATTTCAATGCGCGGGGTACGCTCAACCAACCTAACAGAGCTAGGTGATCCTGCGGTTGGTGTGCACTTAGATGGTGTGTATTCACCGAGAATGCAAGGTGCGCTTGCATTGATGTACGATATTGACCGTGTTGAAGCATTACGTGGTCCTCAAGGCACCTTATTCGGCCGAAATTCTACGGTTGGTAGTATTAATGTTATATCTGCAAAGCCACAATTTGAAAATTTCTTTGGCAATGTGAATGTTGAGGCAGGTAAGTACAACAGCAAAAACATTGATGGCGTTGTTAATATTCCAATTAACGAGGAATTTGCAGTTCGTTTCGCAGCAAAAGGTTTGAAGCGTGATTCTTATTTAGAAGGCTACTATGATCCTAACCAATACGATACTCGCAGGCTTTCTGATGATGTATTAAATGCACCTGTAATATCAGAAGACTCTTATCAAGGTGTTGGTCAAACTGTTACTCAAAGAGAAAACTGGTGGATTGATGGTGCTGGTACCGATCCAGAAGCACAAAAAGTTCGCGCATTAACACCTGCAGATAAAAGTGATTTTTATAACAATGCAGATGAATATTCATTCCGTGTGAGCACACTTTGGGAGCCATTAAATGGTAATTTCTCAAACCATACGGTTTTCCAAAAGTACGTAAATAACAGCAACAATAATCTTGATTTAGTTAACTGTGATAAGTTAAGAGGACGTCCAGCTGAAATGGGGGGCGATTGCTCAAATTTCTTGCCAAGTGACAACACTTATCAAGCGGTTGTGAATGTTCCTGGACAATTAGATTTAGACATCACTTATCTTCGCAACACATTAAATTATAACCTAAATGACGAATACAATATCGTTTGGTTGATGGGTTATGAAGACATGAAAAGAGAGTCAGCACAAGACAGTGAAGTAGGTCTTGACCCATGGGATGGTGCAACCTACTTTTTAAACGGCACTGGGGCTGAATCGTTTTCAACAGAATTACAACTTCAATCTGATGAATATGGTGACTTCATATGGATTGTAGGGGCAAACTACTTCCACGAAAAAACCACAACCGTGGGTTATTATGATAATCCAATGGATGATAAAGCGTTTTGGGATCAACCTGATCGCTCAACAGATGCATTTGCCATTTTTGGTCAAGGAACATACAAACTAACCGAGAAGTTACATGCAACTTTAGGCTATCGTTTTAGTGATGAAACTAAGCAAGACAAAGGCGGCAGAACGTATCGATGCTCAAATGCCGATGGGTGTGCTGTAGGTTGGTTAAATAGATCAGACCT
Protein-coding regions in this window:
- a CDS encoding redoxin domain-containing protein, translated to MSNESVYSNKLHPGSAFPSISAALLNGEEAVLGQPQHGASWQLVVVYRGKHCPLCTRYLNSLEQYKAALLETGVDVIAVSGDSKEQLEAHLEQLSVSFPLAYGLTTEQMQTLGTYISDPRSPQETDHPFAEPALFVVNEQGNVHVVDYSNNPFVRPDLATLVSGLSWIRDPKNNYPIRGMHK
- a CDS encoding acyl-CoA desaturase yields the protein MKTTKTVNFEKLAAQLDSVKADVKSKLGEQDAKYIRRVIVCQRVFEWSGRILLMLGFIQPVLWLVGVLSLATAKILDNMEIGHNVMHGQYDWMNDKYINSKSYEWDIACDGASWNRVHNYEHHTYTNIIGKDRDFGYGLLRLSSDFRWRVKNLWQFVTYLLLSVLFQWGVSYHEMAAERVFFGKKKDDRDYKVPHSELKKRFFSKGARQLVKDYLLFPLLAGPLFLWVFTGNLAANLLRNLWTSTIIFCGHFTGEVETFNQQGCENESQGQWYYRQALGSSNIKGGNLFHVMTGHLSYQIEHHLFPDLPAKRYREIAPKVQAIFKEHGIHYNTGGFFRQYFSVVKRIVRYSFP
- a CDS encoding cytochrome b: MNIKNTTTHYNTFSIVLHWLMFILIVTVFGSIELRELFDKGTETRDAFKMWHFMLGLSVLALVSIRLVVRVLAGSTPAIKPEPAKWQNTLAKLVHLALYVFMIAMPIAGWLILSMAGKPVPFFGLELPPLASENKDLAKTIKELHETVGEVGYYLIGIHAAAALVHHYFLADNTLKRMLPLKSEHLDKSE
- the bla gene encoding subclass B1 metallo-beta-lactamase: MMKFRMLGYFVFFLLICSFHGAAQDSKPNQVTITALDEGVWLHTSYYTYPNGTRFPSNGLIVKEGDSLTLIDTAWGELLTLDLLEAIHSEIKLPVSKAFVTHAHGDRAAGVDVLESKGIDVFAHPLTVQLTTEQGAAVPNNTIKELKEAGSVVKFGSLELFYPGAGHAMDNVMAWLPEKRILFGGCAVRSLQSSSVGNLVHGDIHSWLNITKQLNKQFKSAVMVVPGHGDVGGYELLSHTEKLISDHLK
- a CDS encoding iron-sulfur cluster-binding domain-containing protein, which codes for MSALFNSLSKHLLHHQSWAGYWEPVIQCFKPGWREGYFRAQVKHVQVFAEQNVELVLEPEKAWPIHQAGQHIALTIQTDGRLLTRVFTIASEPHMAKQQGQIRLLIRSQEIGAFTSKLTSLKSGQWLNISEPKGQFVMPNTARSLIMLAGGSGITPFIAMLKSIPADSKKTITLLYYAKPNSHWLKDELEQLKQSLSNFDYHLLERSKDGDATTWLTPNAHKHWLVCGPAALYNQAAALAKQLDTPIDSEHFSAVPAVLATSDKHELTLTHQGKTFTIDNQQTLLTHLQANKQPVTVGCGMGICHQCQCVKKQGIVRDIRTGELSDSSEQLIQLCISQPVSDVELSA
- a CDS encoding helix-turn-helix domain-containing protein: MESSVETDSKGRKKVLNACMEPCAIEKGMRLIGGKWTGSIIYHLKDGPVRFNDLTRMLGGASKKMIDQRLKELESRAMITRHVISTRPIAVTYELTDFGRSALHILDELRVWSESNEI
- a CDS encoding DUF2061 domain-containing protein, producing the protein MIKTVTFAIMHFTIAFTVTYFLTGSFLIGGLVAIVEPAVNTVAFYFHEKVWRNLESKDSFKQNPDGIMFA
- a CDS encoding low temperature requirement protein A; its protein translation is MALENHPMWRLPKHHLDLKSSHDHVHWVELFYDLIHVVIIFLLGNFLSDHLHLSGFLTFAGLFITVWFAWADSSVFNSLYVSTDVKHRLIMACQIVTAMVMAASIPHVLDKGWTYFALAYAANRLITAYLFHRTNQLGIESTKLARSVSRNYFALAIIFATTAFMPAPYRYWVFGTAIAAIQVLYMAPKIGVLENKRFLPRLGHMSERFALLLLIVVGEGFFKLVITLSEKGIYKVDPSVLANFMFGGIAVFVQCWIYFDFVGNGKPKNQHKWTLVSWWLAHLFLMLCAVMVGVALAGEVKAGFWQPYPLKYGVIGCVGLASYLLSLLWIQLMIEHRVAHRFATAKVRMFGVILALVTIPILPHVPSLIGNLLWGTALISQIAYPVTRAYFTLSKEEANS
- a CDS encoding TonB-dependent receptor; amino-acid sequence: MHTINKKALAVAVALACSLPVHAQNENQQDIDNKVSKEPQSGLEIISVTATKRKTKLMETPVAITALTEAELKKNGVNNIKDIANLVPSLDISTATDQSAPVISMRGVRSTNLTELGDPAVGVHLDGVYSPRMQGALALMYDIDRVEALRGPQGTLFGRNSTVGSINVISAKPQFENFFGNVNVEAGKYNSKNIDGVVNIPINEEFAVRFAAKGLKRDSYLEGYYDPNQYDTRRLSDDVLNAPVISEDSYQGVGQTVTQRENWWIDGAGTDPEAQKVRALTPADKSDFYNNADEYSFRVSTLWEPLNGNFSNHTVFQKYVNNSNNNLDLVNCDKLRGRPAEMGGDCSNFLPSDNTYQAVVNVPGQLDLDITYLRNTLNYNLNDEYNIVWLMGYEDMKRESAQDSEVGLDPWDGATYFLNGTGAESFSTELQLQSDEYGDFIWIVGANYFHEKTTTVGYYDNPMDDKAFWDQPDRSTDAFAIFGQGTYKLTEKLHATLGYRFSDETKQDKGGRTYRCSNADGCAVGWLNRSDLNNLPVDYYEDPSIYASYFENDNKGSWQHHDFRVGLDYDISSETMLYAYLASGFKAGGIGDVYEVVNDRTGDVTRFETKFDPEEVLTWELGAKSSFFDNSLNLKAAFFYTDYTDMQYASVGSIGNVERLSVVEDDNGTPILGDDGEPVLDYQNQPVIAYYTQNVPASTIKGIEFEFDWKPYPNGRITGYVTWTDAKITEDWNTKWDYDSEYLFDISYEESKDPENTLLATNLKGNNLAMTPKYTANISYTHTFNLGEYGFIHGWFNASWKDKSYSTVWNLDKHLDDMDFAVSDEATKYIDDSRDAFAVYNASLKYEPQSQKWYAELFINNASDETIQYWNNTSKGVPKGSFGMPRYYGVRAGFSF
- a CDS encoding NAD(P)H-dependent oxidoreductase encodes the protein MKNVLILNAHHYYPFSEGKLNAALIEKADAFFQAKGYQTRVVNTQDEFDVETELENHQWADIVFLQSPINWMGMTWSFKKYMDEVYTAGMGGALCHGDGRHQDNPKANYGKGGTLNNTQYMMSLTLNAPAESFADGTDFFEGKSVDDLVFPMHMNFKFFGMQALPTFACYDVMKNADIDSDFARFEKHLNENF